Proteins encoded by one window of Pseudomonas sp. PSKL.D1:
- a CDS encoding BCCT family transporter, whose protein sequence is MSSASLTKPPAERVRVNRVVFYTSALMILVLTALLIAVPETAGQMLGVAQKWLTRTFGWYYMLVICGYLLFVIYLAFSDYGKLKLGGKDDQPDFSYGAWAGMLFSSGIGISLLYFGASEPLDHYFNPPEGTPASLEAARQGLQLTFLHWGLHGWAIYALVGLAVGYFAYRHNQPLALRSALYPLVGERWVKGAAGNAVDIFGMFVTLLGLVTNLGIGSMQVASGLEYLFGMDHSKTNLLVVILVMAGVATVAAVSGVENGIRRLSNLNILLFSGLLIFVLLAGNTLHLFNAFVQNVGDYLNGIVLKTFDLYVYEGAAGQSERWLGLWTVFYWAWWISWGPFVGMFIARISKGRTVRQLVSGVLLIPLGFTLAWLSIFGNTALDLVINQGAVELGKTALEQPSMSIYQLLEYFPAAKIVIGVAVFVGFVLFLTPADSGAVMMANLSCKGGKVDEDAPHWMVVFWSVVITLVTIGLLFAGNFEAMQTMVVLAGLPFSVVLVLFMFGLYKAMKQDVAVEGERAELAARGRRGFSERLSQLDLQPTQAVVQRFMDKQVTPALKEAAEQLRTLGFEVETRVGQSRNMMGLRVMMEEGNPFVYEVSLDGYLAAPSEAPVEGEPEVRQRFYRAEVYLHDGSQEYDLMGFAPEQIVRDVLDQFESHRQLLGRVYS, encoded by the coding sequence ATGAGTTCTGCCTCCCTTACCAAACCCCCCGCCGAGAGGGTACGGGTCAACCGCGTGGTGTTCTACACCTCCGCGCTGATGATCCTTGTTCTGACTGCCTTGCTGATCGCTGTACCCGAAACCGCTGGCCAGATGCTGGGCGTGGCCCAGAAGTGGCTGACGCGCACCTTCGGCTGGTACTACATGCTGGTGATCTGCGGTTACCTGCTGTTCGTTATCTACCTGGCCTTCTCCGACTACGGCAAGCTCAAGCTCGGTGGTAAGGATGACCAGCCGGACTTCAGCTACGGCGCCTGGGCCGGCATGTTGTTTTCTTCTGGCATCGGTATTTCGCTGCTGTACTTCGGCGCGTCCGAGCCACTGGACCACTACTTCAACCCGCCGGAAGGCACGCCCGCCAGCCTTGAGGCTGCACGCCAGGGCCTGCAGCTGACCTTCCTGCACTGGGGCCTGCATGGCTGGGCGATCTATGCCCTGGTCGGTCTGGCCGTGGGCTACTTCGCCTACCGCCACAACCAGCCGCTTGCACTGCGTTCGGCACTGTACCCGCTGGTGGGCGAGCGTTGGGTCAAGGGTGCCGCCGGCAATGCCGTGGACATCTTCGGCATGTTCGTGACCCTGCTGGGCCTGGTGACCAACCTGGGTATCGGTTCGATGCAGGTGGCGTCTGGCCTTGAGTACCTGTTCGGCATGGACCACAGCAAGACCAACTTGCTGGTGGTGATTCTGGTGATGGCGGGCGTTGCTACCGTGGCCGCCGTGTCGGGTGTGGAAAACGGCATCCGCCGCTTGTCCAACCTGAACATCCTGCTGTTCAGCGGCCTGCTGATCTTTGTACTGCTGGCCGGCAACACGTTGCACTTGTTCAACGCATTCGTGCAGAACGTTGGCGACTACCTCAATGGCATCGTGCTGAAAACTTTCGACCTGTATGTGTACGAAGGCGCTGCCGGCCAGTCCGAGCGCTGGCTGGGCCTGTGGACCGTGTTCTACTGGGCTTGGTGGATTTCCTGGGGCCCATTCGTTGGCATGTTCATCGCCCGTATTTCCAAGGGTCGTACCGTGCGTCAACTGGTCAGCGGCGTGCTGCTGATTCCGCTGGGCTTCACCCTGGCCTGGCTGTCGATATTCGGTAACACCGCGTTGGACCTGGTGATCAACCAAGGAGCCGTGGAGCTGGGCAAGACGGCGCTGGAACAGCCCTCGATGTCGATCTACCAACTGCTGGAATACTTCCCGGCGGCCAAGATCGTGATCGGTGTGGCAGTGTTCGTGGGCTTCGTGCTGTTCCTCACCCCGGCTGACTCGGGTGCGGTGATGATGGCCAACCTGTCCTGCAAAGGCGGCAAGGTAGACGAGGACGCCCCGCACTGGATGGTGGTGTTCTGGTCTGTGGTCATTACCCTGGTCACCATCGGCTTGCTGTTTGCCGGCAACTTCGAAGCCATGCAGACCATGGTGGTGCTGGCGGGCCTGCCGTTCTCGGTGGTGCTGGTGCTGTTCATGTTTGGCCTCTACAAGGCCATGAAGCAAGACGTTGCCGTTGAGGGCGAGCGCGCCGAACTGGCGGCCCGTGGCCGTCGCGGCTTCAGCGAACGCCTGAGCCAACTGGACCTGCAGCCAACTCAGGCAGTCGTGCAGCGGTTCATGGACAAACAGGTTACGCCTGCGTTGAAAGAAGCGGCCGAGCAGTTGCGTACACTGGGCTTCGAAGTCGAAACCCGTGTGGGGCAGTCGCGCAACATGATGGGCCTGCGGGTGATGATGGAAGAGGGCAACCCCTTCGTCTACGAAGTGAGCCTGGATGGTTACCTGGCAGCGCCAAGCGAGGCGCCGGTCGAGGGTGAGCCGGAGGTGCGTCAGCGTTTCTACCGCGCCGAGGTCTACCTGCACGATGGCAGCCAGGAATACGACCTGATGGGCTTTGCACCGGAGCAGATCGTGCGCGATGTGCTGGATCAGTTCGAGAGCCATCGCCAGCTGTTGGGGCGTGTTTACAGCTGA
- a CDS encoding dermonecrotic toxin domain-containing protein, translating to MSLDLPALPDLHSAVSTEFTTRPAFRQVASQQLLKLLGERVPIVASAALPSAEYVLLLVPNDKGALSVPYDSWTPRSLLDCVMEVAQKGCSLASLGAAGGMFQITVSAPYSFKNSEGEALVNSSIAITHAMDELEDLISALPEHFCQAHADYWAANGSMEVSRERWLSQMLRGELLQNLPLQGLDTLQRDCVLGLLQGGRQQPSVFVVEIQLVNKGQSFTLLLPHLLLRGERDEGETVLWCAPSSVVQAYASFDDFAQSLCEVMAEQYRFDSMSWHRYELEGDCFTQQCALLLECMLSTVQRLRYIEFEDVQALELAYERTSNPAQWFIKDYRASQDGRIKLPPGLRTTDAANSFAYQNGLFDLALAQALSDGTGALDDILDLNSYTRQRLREQMLADHPVDANYFSDDLQLTLTVARGTPGGSGVGPGGGLVETSTMSLTAFAIGNLASLQGATLTGVTHSQGQLLMDWLTLDYLKTLVTSVDIGAHYPVYVAQQLDDPATRQDRVARFAREWRCSLLFSALAARLGGGLSEGGLQAVSDYCRGLLDAGLPASVLMPLAFKREPTANEPDLVAGMYVLKCTEPSTVLLYRPLYGTAALSEFDDLAQMMAAIRNPGPLQDSILAWLPDSARTVYDNGGFVEPHLGKPIVDTSILPEPVEPASFSAQFWKADVDTYLYTANRKLLVELADRDSVSNAESRWQALATGGWLLFDVVTLLLRGPVATVAWLTQALAGLRGDVAALRTGSGFERSAAVVDLVMNASMALLHLRLPSHATEGEALASAHTPLSGLLAPADPFMTTPDAAPAQGEVWLAGGLAERAAVQLDFTWRGRQGFNVLAPERRKALLRMRSPISLNDLSPIENGPRQGLYQVGERFYVSIAGDVYEVTTAAQQVNILAPSGEVGPLLSLKYGQWRIDSGLLLSGGGPKNRRTLLKEENQRQFERLRTEEVAHAQRHNALAVPLNQHRDLLIAKDQRIKFLEEVQDPDELTLNELELTRRLRKQINIKLAYELKDIIDNDVEHDNILTQLKAIKHGDHSLELSVDDQRSMVRQALIDSVATFYDELASFINNEGIDALADRITVHPESEAEIDHYKAFRKSLESVVKWEADMVETSSLLDRLLEETLKDESIYFFNEQTKARINKDRELKQQIERRRLTAVDLQFRLLQDRAELSLDRLADVEERVLEEYFEYLSGISLRSAGNTHADLAESTLADLERIDVLKGVIEVYEEASAMAQYLGSVGGMVIQGEQLKGYQKVLVELKSAAEKEMAQLVRESELQEIRPTRQPVYAPRGGRRHLVRTSRGRSVLAEEVEVDGVAVVQQRDFRTKNVLKTFRQEGKDWVEEKGSDDPGPLSPLAPPIARKQAQGLINQVDSVIMLGRAYLKANEPLNLATVLDGHIEKLKEALAGIPRTLSDDEVFDGLTSSIERLQSIRRDFLTTLYFSTSRPSANSLRFLREEGLISIERVGPRKALGQGDFLDVYEVRRLPRQGSAVGEGLWEAHFHYPSATTPAREFNRGHLKLWSQRKLGRIAQLRAATSGRDLLEIYRGELRLADLEGVIEFV from the coding sequence ATGTCTCTCGATCTGCCTGCCTTGCCTGACCTTCATTCGGCCGTAAGCACCGAATTTACTACGCGCCCAGCATTTCGCCAGGTTGCCAGCCAGCAATTGCTCAAGCTTCTGGGTGAACGGGTGCCGATTGTTGCAAGCGCCGCGCTGCCGTCGGCAGAGTACGTGCTGCTGCTTGTGCCAAACGATAAAGGGGCGCTTTCTGTTCCCTACGACAGTTGGACGCCTCGGTCATTGCTCGATTGCGTCATGGAAGTTGCTCAGAAAGGGTGCTCTCTGGCATCGCTGGGAGCCGCCGGCGGGATGTTCCAGATAACAGTCAGTGCGCCCTACAGCTTCAAGAACAGCGAAGGTGAGGCGTTGGTGAATTCTTCCATCGCCATCACGCATGCGATGGATGAACTGGAAGACTTGATATCGGCACTGCCGGAGCACTTTTGCCAGGCGCATGCCGATTACTGGGCGGCCAATGGCAGCATGGAGGTGTCCCGAGAGCGTTGGCTAAGCCAGATGCTTCGCGGCGAGTTACTTCAAAATTTGCCGCTTCAGGGGTTGGATACGCTGCAGCGGGACTGTGTGCTTGGCTTGCTCCAGGGGGGCAGGCAGCAGCCTTCGGTTTTTGTCGTGGAAATTCAGCTGGTAAACAAGGGGCAGTCCTTCACGTTGCTGCTGCCCCATCTTTTGCTGCGCGGCGAGCGCGATGAAGGTGAAACTGTCCTCTGGTGCGCCCCGTCCAGCGTCGTCCAGGCATACGCGTCCTTCGACGATTTTGCGCAGTCGCTGTGCGAAGTAATGGCTGAACAGTATCGTTTCGACTCGATGAGCTGGCATCGTTATGAGTTGGAGGGTGATTGCTTCACTCAGCAGTGCGCGTTACTGCTGGAGTGCATGCTCAGCACGGTACAGCGCCTGCGTTACATCGAGTTCGAGGATGTACAGGCGTTGGAGCTGGCCTATGAGCGCACCAGCAACCCCGCGCAATGGTTCATCAAGGATTACCGCGCCAGCCAGGATGGCCGTATCAAGTTGCCGCCGGGGTTGCGCACCACCGATGCCGCTAACAGTTTTGCCTACCAGAACGGACTGTTTGACCTGGCGCTCGCCCAGGCCTTGTCCGATGGCACGGGGGCTCTCGACGACATCCTTGATTTGAACAGTTACACCCGCCAGCGTCTGCGTGAGCAGATGCTGGCGGACCATCCAGTCGATGCCAATTACTTCTCCGACGACTTGCAGCTCACGCTTACGGTGGCGAGGGGTACGCCGGGTGGTTCGGGCGTCGGGCCCGGTGGGGGATTAGTGGAGACGTCCACCATGAGCCTGACAGCGTTTGCCATCGGTAACCTCGCCTCGCTACAAGGGGCGACCCTGACAGGTGTCACGCACTCGCAGGGCCAGTTGCTGATGGACTGGCTGACCCTGGATTATCTGAAAACACTGGTGACCAGCGTTGATATCGGTGCTCACTACCCGGTTTATGTGGCCCAGCAACTTGATGACCCGGCTACGCGCCAGGACCGTGTTGCCAGGTTTGCCCGCGAGTGGCGTTGTTCGCTGCTGTTCAGTGCGCTTGCTGCTCGGCTGGGCGGTGGGTTGAGTGAGGGTGGCCTGCAGGCGGTCAGCGATTACTGTCGGGGGTTACTGGATGCCGGGCTACCCGCCAGTGTACTGATGCCATTGGCATTCAAGCGTGAACCCACTGCAAACGAACCTGATCTGGTGGCTGGCATGTATGTGCTCAAGTGCACCGAGCCATCGACCGTCCTGCTTTACCGGCCTCTCTACGGCACTGCGGCATTGAGCGAGTTTGACGACCTTGCCCAAATGATGGCCGCCATTCGCAACCCAGGCCCATTGCAGGACAGCATCCTGGCGTGGCTACCTGATTCGGCACGCACGGTGTACGACAACGGCGGCTTCGTTGAACCGCACCTGGGCAAGCCGATCGTGGACACATCCATCTTGCCAGAGCCTGTGGAGCCTGCCAGTTTCAGTGCGCAGTTCTGGAAGGCGGATGTCGACACCTATCTCTACACAGCCAATCGTAAACTGCTGGTCGAGTTGGCGGACCGCGATTCGGTATCCAATGCCGAAAGCCGATGGCAAGCGCTGGCAACCGGAGGCTGGCTACTGTTCGACGTCGTTACCCTGCTTTTACGTGGCCCCGTTGCAACTGTCGCCTGGCTGACGCAGGCCTTGGCCGGGCTGAGGGGCGATGTTGCGGCATTGCGAACCGGGTCTGGCTTCGAGCGCTCGGCAGCGGTTGTGGACCTTGTGATGAATGCATCGATGGCTTTGCTGCACCTGCGTCTGCCGTCGCATGCCACCGAGGGAGAGGCACTGGCGTCAGCTCATACTCCGTTGTCTGGCCTGCTCGCACCGGCTGACCCGTTCATGACCACGCCGGATGCTGCGCCGGCGCAGGGCGAAGTCTGGCTTGCGGGAGGGCTGGCTGAGCGTGCAGCTGTTCAGCTGGATTTCACGTGGCGGGGGCGGCAGGGCTTCAATGTGCTTGCGCCTGAGCGACGCAAGGCGTTGCTACGGATGCGTTCCCCAATTTCGCTCAATGACTTGAGCCCGATCGAAAACGGCCCACGACAAGGCCTTTATCAAGTGGGGGAGCGCTTTTACGTAAGCATTGCCGGTGATGTCTATGAGGTCACGACCGCCGCACAACAGGTGAACATCCTGGCCCCATCAGGCGAGGTTGGGCCATTGCTGAGCCTCAAGTATGGGCAGTGGCGCATCGACAGTGGGCTGCTGCTGAGCGGGGGTGGCCCCAAGAACCGCCGCACATTGCTCAAGGAAGAAAATCAGCGCCAGTTCGAACGCTTGCGTACCGAGGAAGTTGCACATGCCCAGCGCCACAATGCGTTGGCGGTACCGCTGAATCAACACCGTGATTTGCTGATCGCGAAAGACCAACGCATCAAGTTTCTGGAAGAGGTCCAGGACCCTGATGAGCTGACCCTGAACGAGCTCGAACTGACACGGCGCCTGCGCAAGCAAATCAACATCAAGTTGGCCTACGAACTGAAGGACATCATTGATAACGATGTTGAACACGACAACATCCTGACCCAGTTGAAGGCCATAAAACATGGCGATCATTCACTGGAACTCAGTGTTGATGACCAGCGCAGCATGGTGCGGCAGGCGCTGATAGACAGTGTCGCGACCTTTTACGATGAGCTGGCGAGCTTCATCAACAACGAAGGGATAGATGCACTGGCCGATCGCATTACCGTGCATCCTGAAAGCGAAGCCGAGATTGATCACTACAAGGCATTTCGCAAGTCGCTGGAGAGTGTGGTGAAGTGGGAGGCAGACATGGTGGAAACGTCCAGCCTGCTCGACCGGTTGCTGGAAGAAACACTCAAGGATGAGTCGATTTACTTCTTCAACGAGCAAACCAAGGCGCGCATCAACAAGGACCGGGAGCTGAAGCAGCAAATCGAAAGGCGGCGTTTGACCGCTGTCGACCTGCAGTTCCGTTTGCTTCAGGACCGGGCAGAGCTCAGCCTGGATCGGCTCGCTGATGTCGAAGAGCGGGTACTGGAGGAGTATTTCGAGTACTTGTCCGGTATTAGCCTGAGAAGTGCCGGCAACACGCATGCAGATCTGGCGGAGAGTACGCTGGCTGATTTGGAGCGTATTGACGTGTTGAAGGGCGTGATCGAGGTTTATGAAGAAGCCTCGGCCATGGCGCAATACCTTGGCAGTGTAGGCGGCATGGTCATCCAGGGTGAGCAGCTCAAGGGTTATCAAAAAGTGCTGGTTGAGCTGAAAAGCGCTGCAGAAAAGGAAATGGCGCAGTTGGTAAGGGAGAGTGAGCTACAGGAAATACGCCCAACCAGGCAACCCGTCTACGCGCCCAGAGGCGGGCGACGTCACCTTGTGCGTACCAGCCGGGGGCGTAGCGTGTTGGCAGAGGAGGTGGAGGTAGACGGCGTTGCAGTGGTCCAGCAGCGAGACTTCCGAACCAAGAATGTGCTCAAGACTTTCCGGCAAGAGGGCAAGGACTGGGTTGAGGAGAAAGGCAGTGACGACCCCGGCCCGCTCTCGCCGCTTGCGCCGCCAATCGCCCGGAAGCAGGCTCAGGGCCTGATCAATCAAGTCGATTCGGTCATCATGCTGGGAAGGGCCTACCTGAAAGCGAACGAGCCTTTGAACTTGGCTACCGTCCTCGACGGGCATATCGAAAAACTCAAGGAAGCATTGGCTGGAATACCTCGAACCTTGTCCGATGATGAGGTTTTCGATGGTCTGACAAGCTCGATCGAGCGTCTTCAATCCATTCGTCGCGACTTCCTGACCACACTGTACTTTTCGACCAGCAGGCCGAGTGCCAACAGCTTGCGCTTCTTGCGTGAAGAGGGATTGATCAGTATCGAGCGTGTCGGGCCGCGCAAAGCGCTGGGTCAGGGTGATTTTCTTGATGTGTACGAGGTGCGGCGTCTGCCGCGCCAGGGGAGCGCAGTTGGGGAGGGGCTCTGGGAGGCGCACTTCCACTATCCATCTGCAACGACGCCCGCGCGTGAATTCAACCGTGGCCATCTGAAACTATGGTCGCAGCGAAAACTGGGTCGAATCGCTCAGTTGCGCGCCGCGACCAGTGGTCGCGATTTGCTGGAGATCTACCGTGGCGAACTGCGCCTTGCCGACCTGGAAGGCGTTATCGAGTTCGTCTGA
- a CDS encoding divergent polysaccharide deacetylase family protein, whose product MRFLLFSLFCLLAGTAHAAPAKAYMTIIIDDLGQSIERDNRTLALPGPVTMAIMPDTPHATDFARQAHRAGKTVILHMPMDPATGPYAWHPGTPQPELANRLQAALAKVPFAAGINNHMGSRMTAQREAMAWLMGELQQRHLFFVDSRTSAATVAAAEAQRIGLAHVSRDVFLDDTRTIEAITGQLEQGMALARRQGSAVLIGHPYPQTLQVLERALPQLKQRGIELIGIKQMIAERSNLAMPAHGKHGQYSNR is encoded by the coding sequence ATGAGGTTTTTGCTGTTTTCGCTGTTCTGCCTGCTGGCTGGCACCGCCCATGCGGCGCCAGCCAAGGCCTACATGACCATCATCATCGACGACCTGGGGCAAAGCATCGAACGGGACAACCGCACGCTGGCCCTGCCCGGGCCGGTCACCATGGCGATCATGCCTGACACCCCACATGCAACCGATTTTGCCCGCCAGGCCCACAGAGCAGGCAAGACGGTAATCCTGCACATGCCCATGGACCCGGCTACCGGCCCTTATGCGTGGCACCCCGGCACCCCGCAGCCCGAACTGGCGAACCGCCTGCAGGCAGCCCTTGCCAAGGTTCCCTTTGCCGCTGGCATCAACAATCACATGGGCAGCCGCATGACCGCCCAGCGTGAGGCAATGGCGTGGCTGATGGGCGAATTACAGCAACGTCATCTGTTTTTCGTCGACAGCCGCACCAGTGCCGCCACGGTTGCTGCCGCCGAAGCTCAGCGTATCGGTTTGGCGCATGTTTCACGGGATGTATTTCTTGACGACACGCGGACAATCGAAGCGATCACCGGGCAGCTGGAACAGGGCATGGCACTAGCACGCCGGCAAGGTTCGGCAGTATTGATTGGCCATCCTTACCCGCAGACGCTGCAAGTACTTGAACGTGCGCTACCCCAGCTAAAACAACGGGGTATCGAGCTGATCGGTATCAAGCAGATGATTGCCGAGCGCAGCAACCTGGCCATGCCTGCACACGGCAAACATGGCCAGTACAGCAATCGCTGA
- a CDS encoding S41 family peptidase, translating into MQHSPRLTQLALTIALAIGAPLALAAEPAKPVAAPATEVTAKAPLPLEELRTFAEVMDRIKAAYVEPVDDKTLLENAIKGMLSNLDPHSAYLGPEDFQELQESTSGEFGGLGIEVGQEDGFIKVVSPIDDTPASRAGVQAGDLIVKINGAPTRGQTMTEAVDKMRGKVGEKITLTLVRDGGNPFDVTLTRAVIQVKSVKSQLLEKDYGYIRITQFQVKTGDEVGKALAKMRKDNGKKLQGIVLDLRNNPGGVLQSAVEVADHFLTKGLIVYTKGRIANSELRFSADPADASEGVPLVVLINGGSASASEIVAGALQDQKRAVLMGTDSFGKGSVQTVLPLANDRALKLTTALYFTPNGRSIQAQGIVPDIEVRPAKLTAEVDTENFKEADLQGHLGNGNGGADRPTGSSKRKERPQDDDFQLSQALSLLKGLNITKGH; encoded by the coding sequence ATGCAGCACTCGCCTCGTCTCACCCAGCTGGCCCTGACCATCGCCTTGGCGATCGGCGCGCCCCTGGCCCTCGCTGCCGAGCCGGCCAAGCCAGTCGCCGCACCGGCCACTGAAGTGACGGCCAAGGCTCCGCTGCCTCTGGAAGAACTGCGCACCTTTGCCGAGGTCATGGATCGCATCAAGGCGGCTTACGTCGAGCCGGTAGATGACAAGACTCTGCTGGAAAATGCCATCAAAGGCATGCTCAGCAACCTCGACCCGCACTCCGCCTACCTCGGCCCTGAGGACTTCCAGGAGCTGCAAGAGAGCACCAGCGGTGAATTTGGCGGCCTGGGCATCGAAGTTGGGCAGGAAGACGGCTTTATCAAAGTCGTATCGCCCATCGATGACACTCCGGCCTCGCGTGCCGGCGTGCAGGCGGGCGACCTGATCGTCAAGATCAATGGCGCCCCGACCCGTGGGCAGACCATGACCGAAGCTGTAGACAAGATGCGCGGCAAAGTTGGCGAAAAGATCACCCTGACCCTGGTGCGTGACGGCGGCAACCCCTTCGATGTAACGCTCACCCGCGCGGTAATTCAGGTCAAAAGCGTGAAAAGCCAGTTGCTTGAAAAAGACTACGGCTACATCCGCATTACCCAGTTCCAGGTCAAGACCGGCGACGAAGTGGGCAAAGCCTTGGCCAAGATGCGCAAAGACAACGGCAAGAAGCTGCAAGGCATCGTGCTTGACCTGCGCAACAACCCGGGCGGCGTGCTGCAGTCGGCGGTGGAAGTGGCCGACCATTTCCTGACCAAAGGCCTTATCGTCTATACCAAAGGCCGCATCGCCAACTCCGAACTGCGCTTCTCTGCCGACCCCGCCGATGCCAGCGAAGGCGTGCCACTGGTTGTACTGATCAACGGCGGCAGCGCCTCGGCCTCGGAGATTGTCGCCGGCGCCCTGCAGGACCAGAAACGCGCCGTACTGATGGGCACCGACAGCTTCGGCAAAGGCTCGGTGCAAACCGTGCTGCCGCTGGCCAACGACCGCGCCCTGAAGCTCACCACGGCGCTGTACTTCACCCCGAACGGCCGCTCGATCCAGGCCCAGGGCATTGTCCCGGACATCGAAGTGCGCCCGGCCAAGCTCACCGCCGAAGTCGACACAGAAAACTTCAAGGAAGCCGACCTGCAAGGCCACCTGGGCAACGGCAACGGTGGTGCCGACCGCCCCACCGGCAGCAGCAAGCGCAAGGAACGCCCACAGGACGATGACTTCCAGCTGAGCCAGGCTCTGAGCCTGCTCAAGGGCCTGAACATCACCAAGGGCCACTGA
- a CDS encoding murein hydrolase activator EnvC family protein codes for MLRALILIALSCLLSPAFADERAQTQQQLDATRQDIAELKKMLGKLQEEKAGAQKDLKATETDIGNLEKQVEGLQQELKKTEGELERLDTEKKKLQTARVEQQRLIAIQARSAYQNNGREEYLKLLLNQQNPEKFARTLTYYDYLSKARTEQLRAFNETLRQLANVEQDISRQQEQLLAQRADLDTRRQELETERGKRQQVLAKLNSDVKDRDSKLQAREQDQADLAKVLKTIEETLARQAREAEEARKKALLAQQEAEKRRQQEALAAREDSEPPKKARTTLGPIVSSDGANYGGAFSAARGKLPWPVNGRLLARFGDARGTDARAKWDGVMISANPGTQVRAVHGGRVVFADWLRGAGLLVILDHGNGYLSLYGHNQSLLKSAGDIVKAGEAISTVGDSGGQDSAGLYFAIRQQGRPTDPSQWCRG; via the coding sequence ATGCTTCGCGCCCTGATCCTCATAGCCTTGTCTTGCCTGCTCAGCCCGGCTTTCGCCGACGAGCGCGCACAGACCCAGCAGCAACTGGACGCCACCCGCCAGGACATTGCCGAGCTCAAGAAGATGCTGGGCAAGCTCCAGGAAGAAAAGGCCGGTGCGCAAAAAGACCTCAAGGCCACCGAGACCGACATCGGTAACCTCGAAAAACAGGTGGAGGGTCTGCAGCAAGAACTAAAAAAGACCGAGGGCGAGCTGGAGCGCCTTGATACCGAGAAAAAAAAACTCCAGACCGCCCGCGTTGAACAACAGCGACTGATCGCCATTCAGGCCCGTTCGGCCTACCAGAACAACGGCCGCGAGGAATACCTCAAGCTGCTGCTCAACCAGCAGAACCCCGAGAAGTTTGCCCGCACCCTCACTTACTACGATTACTTGAGCAAGGCCCGCACTGAGCAGCTGCGTGCCTTCAACGAGACCCTGCGTCAACTGGCCAACGTCGAGCAGGACATCTCCCGCCAGCAGGAACAATTGCTGGCTCAGCGCGCGGACCTCGACACTCGTCGCCAGGAACTGGAAACCGAACGCGGTAAACGCCAGCAGGTGCTGGCCAAGCTCAACAGCGATGTGAAAGACCGGGACAGCAAGCTGCAAGCACGCGAACAGGACCAGGCTGACTTGGCCAAAGTCCTCAAAACCATTGAAGAAACGCTTGCCCGCCAGGCTCGGGAAGCCGAGGAAGCGCGCAAAAAAGCGCTGCTGGCTCAACAGGAAGCTGAAAAGCGCCGCCAACAGGAAGCCTTGGCCGCACGCGAAGACTCAGAACCACCGAAAAAGGCCCGCACCACCCTGGGCCCTATCGTCTCCAGCGACGGCGCGAACTACGGCGGCGCATTTTCTGCAGCCCGGGGAAAACTTCCCTGGCCGGTCAATGGTCGATTGCTTGCACGCTTTGGTGATGCGCGTGGCACCGATGCCCGCGCCAAGTGGGACGGTGTGATGATCAGCGCCAACCCCGGCACTCAAGTGCGCGCCGTGCACGGCGGGCGCGTGGTGTTCGCCGACTGGTTGCGCGGCGCCGGCCTTCTGGTCATTCTCGACCATGGCAATGGTTACCTGAGCCTGTATGGCCACAACCAGAGCCTGCTCAAGAGCGCCGGCGACATCGTCAAGGCGGGCGAGGCGATTTCCACCGTCGGCGACAGTGGTGGCCAGGACAGTGCAGGTTTGTACTTTGCCATCCGCCAGCAGGGCCGGCCTACCGACCCTTCGCAGTGGTGCAGAGGCTAA